A window of Rhinatrema bivittatum chromosome 2, aRhiBiv1.1, whole genome shotgun sequence contains these coding sequences:
- the LOC115083787 gene encoding oocyte zinc finger protein XlCOF6-like isoform X3, with amino-acid sequence MKENYQTLRLLGTGSPTTTPEIISHIERGEEPYIRDEPGSEEGGTGRSSCSEIDESKRTHQGRHPEDPTKHLEMIKTASEKDVEDTCPCCYWGKNYWNQCNPEERLRNATGDSTENVTPCEESTQHRREQTGMRPFSFSESVDKLILKVHQKIHASDKTFPCTECNKSFIYHSQLTMHQQIHAGKKQFTYTDYDNSFSWNSKMKKRKGDKSFACTVYDKIFGLKSHLKKYERFDNGDKPYTGGDCDKYFSSKPCLKMHERFHMEEKVFISTECDKSLTLKAELKLHERIHMKEKRFTCAECDKHFSSKPCLKVHERIHTGEKPFKCMECDKSFSSKSQLKRHERIHTGEKPFTCTECDKCFSLKHGLIRHKMIHTGEKPFTCPGCNKCFSSKPELRRHEMTHSGQKPFTCSTCDKSFSSKPGLRKHKRIHIVEKPFACTECEKSFSSKPELRRHEMIHTGEKPFMCTECIKRFRCKSDLKRHEKSHMGEKPFTCIVCDKSFSCKSELKRHERIHTGKKPFTCTECDKSFSVKYQLKRHKRIHTGEKRFTCTECDKSFSCKSELKRHELIHTGEKPFTCTECDKRFSQNVELKRHERGHTGEKPFTCTECIKSFSSNSQLKRHERIHTRKKPFTCTGCIKSFFSKSQLKRHERIHTGEKPFACTECDKKFRWKSDLKNHERIHTGERPFKCTECDQNFCMKLELKRHEWIHRGEKPFKCMRCDKSFNCKSSLKSHERIHTGEKPFTCTKCDKSFRWKSDLKSHERIHTGEKCFYMHRM; translated from the coding sequence AAATCGATGAGTCCAAGAGAACACACCAGGGGAGACATCCTGAGGATCCCACCAAACATCTGGAAATGATTAAAACGGCATCAGAGAAAGATGTAGAGGATACCTGCCCATGCTGTTACTGGGGGAAAAACTACTGGAATCAGTGCAACCCAGAGGAAAGGCTGAGAAACGCGACAGGAGACTCCACTGAGAATGTGACGCCCTGTGAGGAAAGCACACAACATCGGAGAGAACAGACTGGGATGAGACCTTTTTCATTCAGTGAAAGTGTAGATAAACTAATATTAAAAGTTCACCAGAAGATTCATGCAAGTGATAAAACATttccatgtactgaatgtaataaaagttttATTTATCATTCACAATTGACAATGCACCAACAAATACACGCAGGAAAAAAGCAATTTACATATACCGACTATGATAACAGCTTCAgctggaactcaaaaatgaaaaagcGCAAGGGAGACAAATCATTTGCATGTACAGTGTATGATAAAATATTTGGGCTGAAATCTCATCTGAAAAAGTATGAAAGGTTTGACAATGGAGATAAACCGTACACAGGTGGTGACTGTgataaatatttcagttcaaaACCTTGTTTGAAAATGCATGAAAGGTTCCACATGGAAGAGAAAGTATTTATAagcactgagtgtgataaaagcttaaCTTTGAAAGCTGAACTGAAACTTCACGAAAGGATCCACATGAAAGAAAAACGATTTACATGTGCTGAGTGTGATAAACACTTCAGTTCAAAACCCTGTCTGAAAGtgcatgaaaggatccacacaggagagaaaccatttaaatgcatggagtgtgataaaagcttcagttcAAAATCCCAATTGAAAAGGCATGAGAGGATCCATACAggggagaaaccatttacatgcacggAATGCGATAAATGCTTTAGTTTGAAACATGGACTGATAAGGCACAAAATgattcacacaggagagaaaccatttacatgccctggatgtaataaatgcttTAGTTCAAAACCGGAACTGAGAAGGCATGAAATGACCCATTCGGGacagaaaccatttacatgcagtacatgtgataaaagctttagtTCAAAACCTGGCCTGAGAAAGCACAAAAGGATCCACATAGTTGAGaaaccatttgcatgcactgagtgTGAAAAAAGCTTTAGTTCGAAACCTGAATTGAGAAGGCATGAaatgatccacacaggagagaaaccatttatgtGCACAGAGTGTATTAAAAGGTTCAGGTGTAAATCAGACCTGAAAAGGCATGAAAAGAGCCACatgggagagaaaccatttacatgcattgtgtgtgataaaagcttcagttgtaaatcagaactgaaaagacatgaaaggatccacacaggaaagaaaccatttacatgcacagagtgtgataaaagctttagtGTGAAATACCAATTGAAAAGGCATAAAAGgattcacacaggagagaaacgatttacatgcactgagtgtgataaaagcttcagttgTAAATCAGAGCTGAAAAGGCACGAActgatccacacaggagagaaaccatttacatgcactgagtgtgataaaagattCAGTCAAAATGTGGAACTGAAAAGACATGAAAGGGgccacacaggagaaaaaccatttacatgcactgaatgcattAAAAGCTTCAGTTCGAATTCCCAATTGAAAAggcatgaaaggatccacaccagaaagaaaccatttacatgcactgggTGTATTAAAAGCTTCTTTTCGAAATCCCAATTGAAAAGGCATGAacgaatccacacaggagagaagccattcgcatgcactgagtgtgataaaaagTTCAGGTGGAAATCAGATCTGAAAAACCAtgaaagaatccacacaggagagagaccatttaaatGCACTGAGTGTGATCAAAATTTCTGTATGAAATTGGAACTGAAAAGGCACGAATGGATCCATAGAGGAGAGAAACCCTTTAAATGCATGaggtgtgataaaagcttcaattGTAAATCAAGCCTGAAAAgccatgaaaggatccacacaggagagaaaccatttacgtgcaccaaatgtgataaaagctttagaTGGAAATCGGATCTGAAAAGCCATGAAAGGATCCATACAGGAGAGAAATGCTTTTACATGCACCGAATGTAA